The following coding sequences are from one Neovison vison isolate M4711 chromosome X, ASM_NN_V1, whole genome shotgun sequence window:
- the LOC122896436 gene encoding cancer/testis antigen family 45 member A8-like: protein MSDKAEESAVGPKSQMKHCGKPITELPFKKRLTMVLLSMREEVEGSSQPEGSAMSSEDDEPMVTAMPMSGDVPDQLPIPVKINMEIKDQLKKEIRHFGGKYEIVSKLLEGVQGTPEVQKKFVVYAMKEAARFKRGDLIRHLKKVPEKL from the exons ATGAGTGATAAAGCAGAGGAGTCCGCTGTTGGGCCCAAAAGTCAAATGAAACATTGTGGAAAACCCATCACTGAACTTCCATTCAAGAAAAGGCTGACCATGGTGCTGCTTTCAATGAGAGAGGAAGTAGAGGGATCATCCCAGCCTGAGGGCTCAGCCATGTCTTCGGAAGATG ATGAGCCCATGGTCACAGCAATGCCTATGTCAGGAGATGTGCCAGATCAACTGCCAATACCAGTGAAAATCAATATGGAAATAAAAGATCAATTAAAGAAGGAAATTCGACATTTTGGAGGAA AATATGAAATAGTCTCCAAATTGCTTGAAGGAGTGCAAGGAACTCCAGAAGTGCAGAAAAAATTTGTTGTATATGCCATGAAGGAAGCGGCAAG atttaaaagAGGAGACTTAATAAGGCACCTGAAGAAGGTACCAGAAAAGTTGTAA
- the LOC122897041 gene encoding integrator complex subunit 6-like, with the protein MPSEIELGLQQTKNDEGDQFAAELQQQMKHPDKPSSPSSTKRRQSATVTHDVREKKTESHPTPPDGFLPKIAAPEVTNRAGAGIPPNQLDSPTDDFTKDGLIPKPGSNSLGGGNKNCSGSAGDPKGPAMSSPGAVPNTLQISPAVAKKINDDIKYQLMKEVRKFGRKYERIFTLIEEVQGPLAVKKQFVEFTIMEAARF; encoded by the exons CAAACAAAGAATGATGAAGGAGATCAGTTTGCAGCAGAACTTCAACAGCAAATGAAGCATCCTGACAAGCCCAGCAGCCCCTCATCAACTAAGAGAAGGCAGA GTGCTACTGTCACTCATGATGTCCgtgaaaagaagacagaaagtcATCCAACCCCACCTGATGGATTCTTGCCAAAAATTGCTGCGCCAGAAGTTACGAACAGGGCAGGAGCTGGTATTCCACCCAACCAGCTGGATTCTCCCACTGATGACTTCACTAAAGATGGCCTGATTCCCAAACCTGGTAGTAATTCACTTGGAGGAGGAAACAAAAACTGCAGTGGCTCTGCAGGTGACCCAAAAGGTCCAGCAATGTCTTCACCAGGAGCAGTGCCAAATACATTGCAAATAAGTCCTGCTGTGGCAAAGAAAATTAATGATGATATAAAATATCAATTAATGAAGGAAGTTCGGAAGTTTGGGCGAA agTATGAAAGGATTTTCACCTTGATTGAAGAAGTGCAAGGACCTCTTGCAGTCAAGAAACAATTTGTTGAATTCACCATCATGGAAGCTGCAAG GTTTTAA